Proteins encoded by one window of Streptomyces clavuligerus:
- a CDS encoding acyl-ACP desaturase encodes MTITSPHLGSSAAWTDARLLYALEEVVEKELNRHLKVTKDWMPHEYVPFGDGRNFPGFFEDGVAWEPEQSKVTDVGRIALVVNLLTEDNLPSYHHEIATLFGRDGAWGTWVHRWTAEEGRHGIVMRDYLLTSRAVDPDKLEQFRMSHMSEGFESDNRHSMLHSVAYVSFQELATRVSHRNTGHHSGDPVCDRMLSRIATDENLHMVFYRNLLSAAFELAPDLTMQAVRDVVVDFRMPGHGIPGFERAAAQMAIGEIYNLRIHHDDVLAPVLRFLKVMEIDGLGPEGRKAQEELGLFMNGLDSEALKFDEKLAARKARMAARAAG; translated from the coding sequence GTGACGATCACCTCTCCTCACCTCGGCAGCTCGGCCGCGTGGACCGACGCCCGGCTGCTGTACGCGCTGGAGGAGGTCGTGGAGAAGGAACTCAACCGTCATCTCAAGGTCACCAAGGACTGGATGCCGCACGAGTACGTCCCCTTCGGCGACGGCCGCAACTTCCCCGGCTTCTTCGAGGACGGGGTGGCCTGGGAGCCGGAGCAGTCCAAGGTCACCGATGTCGGCCGGATCGCACTGGTGGTGAATCTGCTCACCGAGGACAACCTCCCCAGCTACCACCATGAGATCGCCACGCTCTTCGGGCGCGACGGCGCCTGGGGCACCTGGGTGCACCGCTGGACCGCGGAGGAGGGCCGGCACGGGATCGTGATGCGGGACTATCTGCTCACCTCCCGCGCCGTCGACCCGGACAAGCTGGAGCAGTTCCGGATGTCCCACATGTCCGAGGGCTTCGAGTCGGACAACCGGCACTCGATGCTGCACTCGGTCGCCTATGTCTCGTTCCAGGAGCTGGCCACGCGGGTCTCGCACCGCAACACCGGCCACCACTCGGGCGACCCGGTCTGCGACCGGATGCTGTCCCGGATCGCCACCGACGAGAACCTGCACATGGTCTTCTATCGGAATCTGCTGAGCGCCGCCTTCGAGCTGGCGCCCGACCTGACCATGCAGGCCGTCCGCGATGTCGTCGTGGACTTCCGGATGCCGGGCCACGGCATCCCCGGCTTCGAGCGGGCCGCCGCGCAGATGGCGATCGGCGAGATCTACAACCTGCGCATCCACCACGACGACGTCCTCGCGCCGGTGCTGCGCTTCCTGAAGGTCATGGAGATCGACGGGCTCGGCCCCGAGGGCCGCAAGGCCCAGGAGGAGCTGGGGCTCTTCATGAACGGCCTCGACTCCGAGGCGCTCAAGTTCGACGAGAAGCTCGCCGCCCGCAAGGCCCGGATGGCGGCCCGCGCGGCAGGCTGA
- a CDS encoding WhiB family transcriptional regulator, with protein MPINTTTTDDELAWQESALCAQTGPDFFFPAPGASTKEAKRLCGACAGRVECLEYALRHDEKFGVWGGLSEKERSRLKRARG; from the coding sequence ATGCCGATCAACACCACGACCACCGACGACGAACTCGCCTGGCAGGAGTCCGCCCTGTGCGCGCAGACGGGCCCGGACTTCTTCTTCCCCGCGCCCGGGGCCTCGACGAAGGAGGCCAAGCGGCTGTGCGGGGCGTGCGCGGGACGGGTGGAGTGCCTGGAGTACGCGCTGCGGCACGACGAGAAATTCGGGGTGTGGGGCGGGCTCTCGGAGAAGGAGCGCTCCCGGCTGAAGAGAGCGCGGGGATGA
- a CDS encoding VOC family protein, whose product MLTTRYVSGSPNWLDLGTPDIGAAREFYADLFGWTFVPAGPEAGGYGMFQLDGETTAAGMPLAPDQGHPAWSVYFQSPDIDATAEAVRQGGGAVLHGPMDIWDQGRMAYFADPSGASFGCWQPNRNKGLDRVGAEGALCWTELYTPDESAALAFYTAVLGWGTSSMPFPDGSGSYTMVHPASAGPDAMFGGLVPLAATGGTTPHWLPYFAVRDCDATVTRARSGGGSALTPAVDLQGVGRFATLTDPAGARFAVMQGEPQDG is encoded by the coding sequence ATGCTCACCACCCGTTATGTCTCCGGTTCCCCCAACTGGCTCGACCTCGGCACCCCCGACATCGGCGCGGCACGGGAGTTCTACGCGGACCTCTTCGGCTGGACCTTTGTCCCGGCGGGGCCCGAGGCGGGCGGCTACGGGATGTTCCAGCTCGACGGGGAGACGACGGCGGCCGGAATGCCCCTCGCCCCGGACCAGGGGCACCCCGCCTGGAGCGTCTATTTCCAGTCACCGGACATCGACGCCACGGCGGAGGCGGTCCGCCAGGGCGGCGGGGCGGTGCTGCACGGCCCGATGGACATCTGGGACCAGGGCCGCATGGCGTACTTCGCCGACCCGTCGGGTGCCTCGTTCGGCTGCTGGCAGCCGAACCGGAACAAGGGCCTGGACCGGGTCGGCGCCGAGGGCGCGCTGTGCTGGACCGAGCTGTACACCCCGGACGAGAGTGCCGCGCTCGCCTTCTACACCGCTGTGCTGGGATGGGGCACCTCGTCGATGCCCTTCCCCGACGGCTCCGGCTCGTACACGATGGTGCACCCCGCGTCCGCCGGGCCCGACGCGATGTTCGGCGGTCTGGTCCCGCTCGCGGCGACCGGCGGGACCACCCCCCACTGGCTTCCCTACTTCGCCGTCCGCGACTGCGACGCGACCGTCACCCGGGCCCGCTCCGGCGGCGGCTCCGCCCTCACCCCCGCCGTCGACCTCCAGGGCGTCGGCCGATTCGCGACCCTGACCGACCCCGCCGGTGCCCGGTTCGCGGTGATGCAGGGCGAACCTCAGGATGGCTGA
- a CDS encoding multicopper oxidase domain-containing protein yields the protein MDRRSFGRRVLAGSAVAAGGAALSLSPAAAAQAGGGALAGGAALAANPPRTAPAGGRVRHMRLCAERLPDGRMGYGPEKGKATVPGPPIELTEGDTLHIAFENTMDVPVSLHVHGVDYDIANDGTRLTRSHVEPGETRTYTWRTHLPARRPDGTWRPGSAGYWHYHDHVVGTDHGTQGIRNGLYGPVVVRRAGDILPDRQFTIVFNDMTINNLPGHSGPDFRATVGDRVEIISITHGEYYHTFHLHGHRWADNRTGLLEGPGDVSRIIDNKICGPADSFGFQILAGENVGAGAWMYHCHVQSHSDMGMVGLLLVAKPDGTIPGYDPHHPPGHAAR from the coding sequence ATGGACAGACGGAGCTTCGGCCGACGGGTCCTGGCGGGAAGCGCGGTCGCGGCGGGCGGGGCCGCTCTCTCCCTCTCCCCGGCCGCCGCCGCGCAGGCCGGGGGCGGGGCCCTCGCCGGGGGTGCCGCACTCGCGGCGAACCCGCCCCGGACCGCCCCGGCGGGCGGCCGGGTCCGCCATATGCGGCTCTGCGCGGAGAGGCTGCCCGACGGCCGGATGGGGTACGGCCCGGAGAAGGGGAAGGCGACGGTCCCCGGCCCGCCCATCGAGCTGACCGAGGGCGACACGCTGCACATCGCGTTCGAGAACACCATGGACGTACCGGTCAGCCTGCATGTCCACGGTGTCGACTACGACATCGCCAACGACGGCACCCGGCTCACCCGCAGCCATGTGGAGCCCGGCGAGACCCGTACCTACACCTGGCGCACCCATCTCCCGGCCCGGCGCCCGGACGGCACCTGGCGGCCGGGCAGCGCGGGGTACTGGCACTACCACGACCATGTCGTGGGGACGGACCACGGCACCCAGGGCATCCGCAACGGGCTCTACGGCCCGGTGGTGGTCCGCCGGGCGGGCGACATCCTGCCGGACCGGCAGTTCACCATCGTCTTCAACGATATGACGATCAACAATCTGCCCGGCCACAGCGGACCCGACTTCCGGGCCACCGTGGGCGACCGGGTCGAGATCATCTCGATCACGCACGGTGAGTACTACCACACGTTCCATCTCCACGGTCACCGCTGGGCGGACAACAGGACCGGGCTGCTGGAGGGCCCCGGCGACGTCAGCCGGATCATCGACAACAAGATCTGCGGCCCCGCCGACTCCTTCGGCTTCCAGATCCTCGCGGGCGAGAACGTGGGCGCGGGCGCCTGGATGTACCACTGCCATGTGCAGAGCCACTCCGACATGGGCATGGTCGGGCTGCTGCTGGTGGCGAAGCCGGACGGCACTATTCCGGGGTATGACCCGCACCATCCGCCCGGTCACGCCGCCCGCTGA
- a CDS encoding ThuA domain-containing protein, with amino-acid sequence MHRTPQHRAPQRGPRSRRGVLATVLGIGALTASLLGGAPTASALPPSEPGRAAAPVLPSPPGGSGGGVKVLVFHASATAESPTVDAGIAAVESIGLTGPAAGRFTTEATDDASVFTDTARLGGYHAIVFLTGGGDVLDPEQEAGLEAYMEAGGGFVGLHEAARTEPYSEWFTGLIGARPTGAPSGAQRAVVEVGDRRHPATAALPLQWKRPDKWFNWAVNPSGSVHTVARLRESSYTPVSGANGWDHPISWCRDYDGGRSFYSGMGGTVDSFAETDFREHLRGALAWTARLARADCKATITSHYRAQRVTRPNQPGQNDQIGEPHGLVTAPDGTVFYIGRGGADSSRPVVTDWNNPEVGKGQGQIHVYEPATGRVTLAGEVTVFGNKGGGDELIKNEEGLLGIELDPRFTSNGWVYLHYTPHARIDRETRTGERRVSRFTYDRATRRLDLSSEKVLLSWPVQIHSCCHAGGGLAWDSKDNLYIATGDTNSSGFTDGYSGNNPVPNFRGLPFADARRTSGNTNNLNGKILRIHPEPDGTYTLPAGNLFTGREPDEGGGKTRGEIYVMGVRNPSRIFVDRQTDILYAGWVGPDAGAPSPVWGPAKYDTFAAITQPGNHGWPYCMGNNQPYRDRNLPDPGRPLGWYDCAAPRNESPHNDGLVRLPPVTPNTIWYAPQGGGPDFPRDAQGIPSYQLSEQRLLLPWLRGGAQATMTGPVYRHDPATASTVKWPAYWDGKWFVGDFYDGGQPRHAVLTDPKTVGRGGLPVHAESLKKIIPVGAGGIRNLMDWKFAPDGSLYVLDYGGGFFTSDARSALWQITYHGGGATPAADRLARRAAR; translated from the coding sequence ATGCACCGCACACCACAGCACCGCGCACCACAGCGCGGACCGAGATCCCGAAGGGGCGTGCTCGCCACGGTTCTCGGCATCGGCGCGCTCACCGCGTCCCTGCTCGGCGGGGCTCCGACGGCGTCGGCCCTGCCACCGTCGGAGCCCGGCAGGGCGGCGGCGCCGGTCCTGCCCTCGCCCCCGGGCGGGAGCGGCGGCGGCGTGAAGGTGCTCGTCTTCCACGCCTCCGCGACCGCCGAGTCCCCCACCGTCGACGCGGGGATCGCCGCCGTGGAGTCCATCGGTCTGACGGGCCCCGCCGCGGGCCGCTTCACCACCGAGGCCACCGACGACGCCTCCGTCTTCACCGACACCGCACGGCTGGGCGGCTACCACGCGATCGTCTTCCTCACCGGCGGGGGCGATGTGCTCGACCCCGAGCAGGAGGCCGGACTTGAGGCGTACATGGAGGCCGGTGGGGGCTTCGTCGGGCTCCACGAGGCCGCACGGACCGAGCCGTACTCCGAGTGGTTCACCGGTCTGATCGGCGCCCGGCCCACGGGGGCGCCGAGCGGTGCCCAGCGCGCGGTCGTGGAGGTCGGCGACCGCCGGCATCCGGCCACCGCCGCGCTGCCGCTCCAGTGGAAGCGGCCCGACAAGTGGTTCAACTGGGCGGTGAACCCCTCGGGCTCCGTGCACACGGTGGCCCGGCTGCGGGAGAGCTCGTACACCCCGGTGAGCGGGGCCAACGGCTGGGACCACCCGATCTCCTGGTGCCGTGACTACGACGGCGGCCGGTCCTTCTACAGCGGGATGGGCGGTACGGTCGACAGCTTCGCCGAGACCGACTTCCGGGAGCATCTGCGCGGGGCGCTGGCCTGGACGGCGCGGCTGGCGCGGGCCGACTGCAAGGCGACGATCACCTCGCACTACCGGGCGCAGCGGGTCACCCGCCCCAATCAGCCGGGGCAGAACGACCAGATCGGCGAGCCCCACGGGCTGGTCACCGCCCCCGACGGCACGGTCTTCTACATCGGCCGCGGCGGCGCGGACTCCTCCCGTCCGGTCGTGACCGACTGGAACAACCCGGAGGTCGGCAAGGGGCAGGGCCAGATCCATGTGTATGAGCCCGCGACCGGGCGGGTGACGCTCGCGGGCGAGGTGACCGTCTTCGGGAACAAGGGCGGCGGCGATGAGCTGATCAAGAACGAGGAGGGGCTGCTCGGGATCGAGCTGGACCCCCGTTTCACCTCCAACGGCTGGGTGTATCTGCACTACACGCCGCACGCGCGGATCGACCGCGAGACCCGGACCGGCGAGCGGCGGGTGTCCCGTTTCACCTACGACCGCGCCACCCGGCGGCTGGACCTCTCCAGTGAGAAGGTGCTGCTGTCCTGGCCGGTGCAGATCCACAGCTGCTGCCACGCGGGCGGCGGTCTGGCCTGGGACTCGAAGGACAATCTCTACATCGCCACCGGGGACACCAACTCCTCCGGCTTCACCGACGGTTACTCCGGCAACAACCCGGTGCCGAACTTCCGGGGGCTCCCCTTCGCCGACGCCCGCCGCACCTCCGGGAACACCAACAACCTCAACGGGAAGATCCTGCGCATCCACCCCGAGCCGGACGGCACGTACACGCTCCCCGCCGGGAACCTCTTCACCGGCCGGGAGCCCGACGAGGGCGGCGGGAAGACCCGGGGCGAGATCTATGTGATGGGGGTCCGCAACCCCTCGCGGATCTTCGTGGACCGGCAGACCGACATCCTCTACGCGGGCTGGGTGGGCCCGGACGCGGGGGCCCCGTCACCGGTCTGGGGGCCCGCGAAGTACGACACCTTCGCCGCGATCACCCAGCCCGGCAACCACGGCTGGCCGTACTGCATGGGCAACAACCAGCCCTACCGGGACCGCAATCTGCCCGATCCGGGCCGGCCGCTGGGCTGGTACGACTGCGCCGCGCCGAGGAACGAGTCCCCGCACAACGACGGACTGGTGCGGCTGCCGCCCGTCACCCCCAACACCATCTGGTACGCGCCGCAGGGCGGCGGTCCCGACTTCCCCCGCGACGCCCAGGGGATCCCCAGCTATCAGCTCTCCGAGCAGAGACTGCTGCTGCCCTGGCTCAGGGGCGGCGCGCAGGCGACCATGACCGGCCCGGTCTACCGGCACGACCCGGCGACGGCGAGCACCGTGAAGTGGCCCGCCTACTGGGACGGCAAGTGGTTCGTGGGCGACTTCTACGACGGCGGCCAGCCCCGGCACGCGGTGCTGACCGATCCCAAGACGGTGGGCCGGGGCGGCCTCCCGGTGCACGCCGAGTCCCTGAAGAAGATCATCCCGGTGGGGGCGGGCGGCATCCGCAATCTGATGGACTGGAAGTTCGCGCCCGACGGCTCGCTCTACGTCCTCGACTACGGCGGCGGCTTCTTCACCTCCGACGCCCGCTCCGCGCTCTGGCAGATCACCTATCACGGCGGCGGGGCGACGCCCGCGGCCGACCGGCTGGCGCGGAGGGCGGCGCGATGA
- a CDS encoding OmpL47-type beta-barrel domain-containing protein, producing the protein MTRRIWTAFTVSLALVVGLLSAVAHGRQEGTPDGRPALSTAAAQVLTWTAGDPIDRYLSFPTTAVAGRTTLVFENSRATGNTTGMPHTLTFDVSDPEYNHDVPLNILANPGDDRGGRHTAEVVLTPGRYRFFCTIPGHGTMQGVLTVTENPGGDTAPPVTGARVDGDQNAEGAYIGQATVAVTATDEGSGVDRIEYATGADGPWRPYTAPVVVNTVGQHTVRYRATDRAGNTAAEKTAAFTVAPPPSDDTVPPQTSATVGGQQDGQGRYLDMATVTVTASDTGSGVNTIEYALGADGAWQPYTAPVMVHRLGAHTVRYRATDRAGNAAAARSVEFTVVATPAPDREPPVTAAEVTGQQNADGAYITSARVAVAATDAGGSGVAKVEYSFDGGPYLEYTAPLTVDRVGFHTVLHRATDRAGNTSQARRTTLTVAEGGGVPAPGCPEWDERLTVIVGTVDSGVPNRMTRSRCTVNELIEDERAWSSHALFLKHVDRVVDRLLTDGVLDAREHGAVYRAAQDSGIGRPGQNTGYRSLFDGSESSFSRWQHVGGGSFARGADGVLTSGTTRGGLGMLWYPQTRFGDFSLKLQWRDDGPGAANANSGVFVRFPSPHDNPEESRPEWVAIKYGHEVQILDRPDGDMYKTGSVYGFDRVGLGGAGVTPKGTWNEYEIRVVGQSYSVLRNGVLINRFENTGGQDFVPPRSDDPGTDGRRYATGFIGLQVHGTTDVISYRNIRIQEL; encoded by the coding sequence ATGACGCGACGGATCTGGACGGCGTTCACCGTCTCGCTGGCGCTGGTCGTGGGGCTGCTGTCGGCGGTGGCGCACGGGCGGCAGGAGGGGACGCCCGACGGCCGACCGGCCCTGTCCACCGCCGCGGCGCAGGTGCTGACCTGGACCGCCGGGGACCCGATCGACCGCTATCTCTCCTTCCCCACCACGGCGGTGGCGGGCCGGACCACGCTGGTGTTCGAGAACAGCAGGGCGACCGGCAACACGACGGGGATGCCGCACACGCTCACGTTCGACGTCTCGGACCCGGAGTACAACCACGACGTCCCGCTGAACATCCTGGCGAACCCGGGTGACGACCGGGGCGGGCGGCACACCGCCGAGGTCGTGCTCACCCCGGGCCGCTACCGCTTCTTCTGCACCATCCCCGGGCACGGGACGATGCAGGGCGTCCTCACCGTCACCGAGAACCCCGGCGGGGACACCGCGCCGCCCGTCACGGGCGCCCGGGTGGACGGTGACCAGAACGCCGAGGGCGCGTACATCGGGCAGGCCACCGTGGCCGTGACCGCCACCGACGAGGGCTCCGGCGTCGACCGGATCGAGTACGCGACCGGCGCGGACGGGCCCTGGCGGCCGTACACGGCGCCCGTCGTGGTGAACACCGTGGGACAGCACACCGTCCGCTACCGCGCCACCGACCGGGCGGGGAACACGGCGGCCGAGAAGACCGCCGCGTTCACGGTCGCCCCGCCGCCGAGCGACGACACCGTCCCGCCGCAGACCTCGGCGACCGTCGGCGGCCAGCAGGACGGGCAGGGGCGCTATCTCGACATGGCGACGGTGACGGTGACGGCGTCCGACACCGGCTCGGGCGTCAACACCATCGAGTACGCGCTGGGCGCCGACGGGGCCTGGCAGCCGTACACCGCGCCCGTCATGGTGCACCGGCTCGGGGCGCACACGGTCCGCTACCGGGCCACCGACCGGGCCGGGAACGCGGCGGCGGCCAGGTCGGTGGAGTTCACCGTGGTGGCGACGCCCGCGCCGGACCGGGAGCCGCCCGTCACCGCCGCCGAGGTCACCGGGCAGCAGAACGCGGACGGCGCGTACATCACCAGCGCCCGGGTGGCGGTGGCCGCCACCGACGCCGGGGGTTCGGGCGTGGCGAAGGTGGAGTACTCGTTCGACGGAGGGCCCTATCTGGAGTACACGGCTCCACTGACGGTGGACCGGGTGGGCTTCCACACCGTGCTGCACCGGGCCACCGACCGGGCGGGGAACACCTCGCAGGCCCGGCGGACCACCCTCACGGTCGCCGAGGGCGGCGGGGTGCCCGCGCCGGGCTGTCCCGAGTGGGACGAGCGGCTCACGGTGATCGTGGGGACGGTCGACTCGGGCGTGCCCAACCGGATGACCCGCTCCCGCTGCACGGTCAACGAGCTGATCGAGGACGAGCGGGCCTGGTCCTCCCACGCGCTCTTCCTCAAGCATGTGGACCGGGTGGTGGACCGGCTGCTCACGGACGGTGTGCTCGACGCGCGCGAGCACGGCGCCGTGTACCGGGCCGCCCAGGACTCCGGGATCGGCAGGCCCGGCCAGAACACCGGCTACCGCAGCCTCTTCGACGGCAGCGAGTCCTCGTTCAGCCGCTGGCAGCACGTGGGCGGCGGCTCCTTCGCCCGCGGTGCCGACGGGGTGCTGACCAGCGGCACCACCCGGGGCGGCCTGGGGATGCTCTGGTATCCGCAGACGCGGTTCGGGGACTTCTCGCTGAAGCTCCAGTGGCGGGACGACGGCCCGGGGGCCGCCAACGCCAACAGCGGGGTCTTCGTCCGCTTCCCCTCCCCGCACGACAACCCGGAGGAGTCGCGCCCGGAGTGGGTGGCCATCAAGTACGGCCATGAGGTGCAGATCCTGGACCGGCCCGACGGCGACATGTACAAGACGGGCTCGGTGTACGGCTTCGACCGCGTCGGGCTCGGCGGGGCCGGGGTGACGCCCAAGGGCACCTGGAACGAGTACGAGATCCGGGTGGTCGGCCAGTCGTACTCCGTCCTCCGCAACGGGGTGCTGATCAACCGGTTCGAGAACACCGGGGGTCAGGACTTCGTCCCGCCGCGCTCGGACGACCCGGGCACGGACGGGCGCCGGTACGCCACCGGGTTCATCGGGCTCCAGGTGCACGGCACCACCGATGTGATCTCGTACCGCAATATCCGGATTCAGGAGCTGTAG
- the ligD gene encoding non-homologous end-joining DNA ligase → MAAKALELEVGDRTVRVSNPDKVYFPERGYTKLDMVTYYLAVGEGITRALRDRPTTLERYPDGVTGESFFQKRAPKYLPDWIPTAHITFPSGRSADEMCPTEPAAVVWAANLGAVTFHPWPVRRADPDHPDELRLDLDPQPGTGYADAVRAAHELRAVLDEHGLCGWPKTSGGRGLHIFVPIAPRWTFTQVRRAAIACGRELERRMPDRVTIKWWKEERGERIFVDYNQTARDRTIASAYSVRPRPHAPVSAPLRWEEIDDAVPEDFDITTMPTRYAELGDVHADMDEHRFGLEPLLELARRDEAEHGLGDLPYPPEYPKMPGEPKRVQPSRARDPEG, encoded by the coding sequence ATGGCGGCCAAGGCGCTCGAACTGGAGGTGGGGGACCGGACCGTCCGTGTCTCCAACCCGGACAAGGTCTACTTTCCCGAGCGCGGCTACACCAAGCTGGACATGGTCACCTACTACCTCGCCGTCGGCGAGGGCATCACCCGTGCCCTGCGCGACCGCCCCACCACCCTGGAGCGCTACCCCGACGGGGTGACGGGCGAGTCCTTCTTCCAGAAGCGCGCCCCGAAGTACCTCCCCGACTGGATTCCCACCGCCCACATCACCTTCCCCAGCGGCCGGTCCGCCGACGAGATGTGCCCCACCGAACCGGCGGCCGTGGTGTGGGCCGCCAACCTCGGCGCGGTCACCTTCCACCCCTGGCCGGTCCGGCGCGCCGACCCCGACCACCCCGACGAACTGCGGCTCGACCTCGACCCGCAGCCCGGCACCGGCTACGCCGACGCCGTGCGCGCCGCCCATGAGCTGCGCGCGGTCCTCGACGAGCACGGACTGTGCGGCTGGCCCAAGACCTCCGGCGGGCGCGGGCTGCACATCTTCGTCCCCATCGCGCCCCGGTGGACGTTCACCCAGGTCCGGCGGGCCGCGATCGCCTGCGGACGGGAACTGGAACGCAGAATGCCGGACCGGGTCACCATCAAGTGGTGGAAGGAGGAGCGCGGGGAACGGATCTTCGTCGACTACAACCAGACCGCCCGCGACCGCACCATCGCCTCCGCCTACTCGGTGCGCCCCCGCCCCCACGCCCCGGTCTCCGCGCCGCTGCGCTGGGAGGAGATCGACGACGCGGTGCCGGAGGACTTCGACATCACCACCATGCCGACCCGCTACGCCGAGCTGGGCGATGTCCACGCCGACATGGACGAACACCGCTTCGGCCTGGAGCCCCTGCTGGAGCTGGCCCGCCGGGACGAGGCCGAGCACGGGCTCGGCGATCTGCCCTATCCGCCGGAGTACCCGAAGATGCCCGGCGAGCCCAAACGGGTCCAGCCCAGCCGCGCCCGCGACCCGGAGGGCTGA
- a CDS encoding ATP-dependent DNA ligase, which translates to MDLPVMPPVKPMLAKAVKTIPPGMQYEAKWDGFRAIVHRDGAEVVLGSRTGKPLTRYFPELVAQVAEQLPPRCVVDGEIVVVHGGRLDFDRLSERIHPAASRVRTLAERTPASLVAFDLLALDDRSLLDVPLVERRALLTEVLAGARPPVHLAPATTDRELAARWFEQYEGAGLDGIVAKPLELPYRPDARLMFKIKHERTADVVVAGYRFHRSGPVLGSLLLGLHDDTGVLQHVGVCAAFPMKRRAELIEELAPLVMEVPDGHPWAAWAEEGAHAGARLPGAPSRWTGKKDLSWVPLRPERVVEVAYDHMEGDRFRHTAQFRRWRPDRVPEECTYAQLETPVRYDLAEVLAGPPSG; encoded by the coding sequence ATGGATCTTCCGGTGATGCCGCCCGTGAAACCGATGCTCGCGAAGGCGGTGAAGACGATCCCGCCCGGGATGCAGTACGAGGCCAAATGGGACGGGTTCCGGGCGATCGTGCACCGCGACGGGGCCGAGGTGGTGCTCGGATCGCGCACCGGCAAGCCGCTGACGCGGTACTTCCCCGAGCTGGTCGCCCAGGTGGCCGAGCAGTTGCCGCCGCGCTGTGTGGTGGACGGGGAGATCGTGGTCGTGCACGGGGGGCGGCTCGACTTCGACCGGCTGAGCGAACGCATCCATCCGGCGGCCTCCCGGGTGCGCACGCTGGCGGAGCGGACCCCGGCGAGCCTGGTCGCCTTCGATCTGCTGGCGCTGGACGACCGCTCACTGCTCGACGTGCCGCTCGTGGAGCGGCGGGCCCTGCTCACCGAAGTGCTGGCCGGGGCCCGGCCCCCGGTCCACCTGGCGCCCGCGACCACCGACCGGGAGCTGGCCGCGCGCTGGTTCGAGCAGTACGAGGGGGCGGGCCTGGACGGGATCGTGGCCAAGCCGCTGGAGCTGCCGTACCGCCCGGACGCCCGGCTGATGTTCAAGATCAAGCATGAGCGGACGGCGGATGTGGTGGTGGCCGGATACCGCTTCCACCGCAGTGGGCCCGTCCTCGGGTCGCTGCTGCTCGGGCTCCACGACGACACCGGGGTGCTCCAGCATGTGGGCGTGTGCGCGGCCTTCCCGATGAAGCGGCGGGCGGAGCTGATCGAGGAGCTGGCGCCGCTGGTGATGGAGGTGCCGGACGGCCATCCGTGGGCCGCGTGGGCCGAGGAGGGCGCGCACGCCGGGGCGCGGCTGCCGGGGGCGCCGAGCCGCTGGACGGGGAAGAAGGACCTGTCCTGGGTGCCGCTGCGGCCGGAGCGGGTGGTGGAGGTGGCGTACGACCACATGGAGGGGGACCGCTTCCGGCACACCGCGCAGTTCCGGCGGTGGCGGCCGGACCGGGTTCCCGAGGAGTGCACCTACGCGCAGTTGGAGACGCCGGTGCGGTACGACCTGGCGGAGGTGCTGGCGGGGCCGCCGTCGGGGTGA